GTCTAGCTGGTAGAACCCAGCTGAAAGCTGAACTCAACGGCTGGTACCATCAGCTACCCGATGTTCTACGCCTGGGTAATGAGGCTGGGGGGTTATTTGTAGGGATGTTGCATATGGCCTATAATAACCTACTAATTCTTCTATCCCGAAGAGCATTTATTGCAGCAGAGCAAACAGGCGCTCATAAAGACAGCCAGATCGCTTACCATTCCGCGTGCCGAATCTCCCGAATTGCCGAGGACCTTCTTGCAGAGGATCTTCTTGGGTACGGCCAGATACATCTCATTACGTGCCTTTTCAACGCTCTATGCATTCACACGGTGAATTTGCGGCGGGTCGAAGGTACTTCTCGACTTGTGGCTGAGCATCGTGCCAAAATCTGCCTGTACGGCCTCCGGGAACTGCAGAAAACATGGGAGGTAACCAACTGGATACTTCAACTATTTTTCCAGTACCTTGATCGCTCTATGGCCGGACGCCTACAGACAAATggccatgaagaagatggctcGCAGGCTATGccagaggcagaggaagCACCTACAGCTCCTGGTCTTCCAATAACCATTCCGATTACACCGAGAGATGCTTTTATGGACCCAAATGAACTAGGCGTGGACATGCCACTGTCAATGGCATTCGGCTCAGATAGTGTGAATGGCGCTTGGCCTGAAGGGAACGATGGATTCTGGTCTAATGCTTTATCGAGCCTTGATGGGATCACCCCGGTTgaccttgagcttcttgccGGCTGTCTTACCTGAATTATACCAATGGCCACACGGGTCTATTTTCACTACAAGAAAACCGAACCGGTGTATGAAAGCTGTTTCCGAGTGCACTACAGAGGAAATACTGAGACGAGAACCCTACTACATATTACACTACAGCTTGTTGACAGGGCGTTCATCAATAGTCAAAGTCGCAGACTTGGTGATGATTCGTTTCATATCCTGACTTCTCGATTCCGCCGAACGTCTCCTCGCGAGAAATGAGCATGTTCTCATTTGCTTCGGCAATGATAGTAGGTGAATACGTGGAAGTAATCACCGCCATTTCCACCAGACTGGGTACCTCCGAGTGCAAGACGTCCACCGTGGGAACTGCATCCTGCACATGGGGCTCAACCTTTACGATTCCAGGCATGATTAGCGGTCTAACAGTTATGTACTCGACAGCTCCATGCCCAATATTCAGCTCTTTAGTCTTCCCCAGGAGCAAGCACTCGAACATCTCATAAGTTGGATCTTCCAGCTAGTATTGCGCGTATTAGACGTTAATCTGGCCTATTACTCTTATGTAAATCATACCTTGAATGGGACTTCAAACTTAATGTTGAATTGTTGTCGGTGAGTCACTGAGTTGAACTTTTGAAAGCTGATCATCGATGTGCTCTCGGGATATTTTTCCACACTTTTCACACGGGCCACTACGGAGTATAGTTATCTATTTGGCTTTATGGCTTACCATGTCTGATCCAGCTGTCATTTTTCACCACCAATCAATGTCCTAATCCAGACAAAACCCCCCACCAAGGATGCGTCGTACTGTGGGGTTCTGTCAGACGTTGGCAGTTGGGGGCGGTTGGACCTGAAATAGAGACGGGTGCCAGCCCAGCAGAACCGGGGTGAGCTGCTCAATCACGCAGCTGATCGACGACAAGAAATGTCTGCAGGAATCAGGATGCAGTGTTGATGGGCACTGTCACCTGGCTGTAATAGAGAATTGACTAGAGATAAAAGAACGTCACCGTCCTCCCCATGGGAGAGTTCACTCTACGCGCAAACACTTCTCCAAAACCCTCACTTAGGCCTCAACCAATTTTCTCTCTCTCAGAACCATGACTTCTCAATCCTATGACCTGATCGTAGTCGGCTCCGGCTTTGCGGGCTGCATGACCGCGCTGAACTTCCTGGAGACATGCGAGCGCCTGAACAAGCCCGGGAGAGTTGCTCTTGTTGAAGCAGGCAAGAAGGGCGAACGTTGTGGTGCATCTCGCTGGACGGGTGCTTTTCTCCGCTTGGATCAGGACTACAACTTCGACGAAGACTGGATCCAGGAAATGACCCATGTTAGCAACGGGCAGGCGGATTTGGAATACTGTCGCAAGTTGGGCCGCGAGGCGAAGGCCTCTGTCGAGTTTGTCGAGAACCACGGGGTCAAATTTGTGAAGCatgaggagaagaatgtAGGTGGAATATGGACAGGAAAAGACTTAGTTGGGTCTAATACTGATTCCACTGCAGGTCCTCCTCGAATTCAAAACGAATCAGTACTTTGTCATGCCTGAGGGCGGCGGCTGGGCAatcatccaagccctaattAAACACATCGAACGCTTCGACAACTGCGATATCCACTGGGAGACCGAGGGTCGGACTCTTCTAACAGACCACCAAGGTCGCATCAACGGCCTGCGTGCTCGGCGCTTGTCTACAGGTCTCCTAGAGAGTCTCTACGCCCCCGATGTGATGCTCGCCAGCGGTGGCTTCGAAGGCAACCGCGAGATGCTGGCCAAGTACGTCGGTCCTAAGACACACGAGCTACACCTCATCGCCCCCGGTCTCAAGTACAACCAGGGCCAGGGACTCAACATGGCGCTGGAAGTCGGCGCCGACACGGCCGGGTCGTTTAGTGGCACCCACAGTGAGCTAGTTGACACGCGGGCGACGAAGCCCGACGCCGTGATCTGGGGGCACAACTACGGAATTGTGGTGAATGGTGACTGTGAACGGTTCTATGATGAGGGTAAACGTCACCTGTTTGCTACCTTCGAAATGATTGCCTTGGAACTGTGGCGCGACCACAACAACAAGGGTTTCTTCATAACAGACGCTATAACCATGGATCGATTCCGCCCCGGCTGGGTCTATGAATCTACAGACCAAGAGCCTATCAAGGCTAATACGGTCGCAGAGCTAGCAGAAAAACTCGGCGTCGAGGAAGCTAAACTATCCAAGACAATCACCGAGTACAATTCCGCCTGCAATGATAAGCCGCTGGATCTCATGAAGCTGGATCAGAAGGCTACGACTGGGCTCAAGGTCAACAAGTCCAACTGGGCGAATCCTCTGAACAATCCTCCGTTCTATGCGTTCCCAGTCACCGCTCAGCTTACCTTTACTTACGGTGGTGTGAAGGTGAACACGGACTCGCAGGTCTTGATGCCCAATGGGGGCCCTATACCGGGACTTTGGGCTACTGGTGAACTCACTGGTCTTTTCTATAATGGTATGCCTACCCATTCTGGACCCTGTGAAGTAAGTTGTGGACTGACGATCTGTTTAGAATATCCTCCAGCTACGTCGGTCTTGAGGTCGCTGACGTTCGGTCGACTGGCCGGCACTGCTATTGCTAACAAGCTATAGGGCGCTAAGGACAGGGCAGATCCCTAATTGTGCTTCAGTTGGTCGTTATATTGCTCAGTCTAGATATCGTTCGTATATAATTGAAAGATCAAGTAAATGAAGCTCTATTTGTTCAACTTATATGGCCATGAGGTTCATACACCAGTAGACAATATGCATGCTTAAGCCCCAGCTCGCTTCACCGTCGTCCCCTCTGAAAGCCTACTGGTCAAATAAGCCGCAACAAGAGCTGCACACCCTCCAAATCGTAACACCCACCCAATGCTGTCATCGTACGGCTCGCCTCGCGGTTTCTGGAAGATTTTGAAAATCGCACTGCAGACCAAACTTGACAAGACCTGCGGCGCGGATACGGCTACGTTGTGCAGTCCGAGGACGATTCCCGCTTGCGCCaggttctcctcttcgtctgcCTTGGGAGATGATCGCGCAGAACCAGTCTCTAGATCTCCTTCATTCGCGTCTTGGCCAGGTTCAGCATATTCCGGGTGCTGGTTTTGCACGTTGTAGGTCGCCATCTCGGACCTGTGGCGTCGAGCTcggcgctcttcttccaaagCCGCTACTTCGGCTGAGATTAAGGCGAAGGGCGCCCACAATGTTAGCGCCCAGGATATACCTATCAAGCCCACTACCACGGATGCAGCGGTGACCGATGAGATGAAGAATGTGCTGAACATGCACAGGGCAAAGAGTATCTGCGATAGAAGCCATGTCCGGCGCAAAGTAAGACCGGGAATCTGGAGTTTCGATAACCATGTTTCGCCTTTTGTAGAGCTTCGGTCTTTGTCACCTGGGAATTCTGGGTGGAGTTCCGAGACAAGCCCTGTTTGGATATCTGAGCTAGATTGTCTCTCAACGGTTAGACAGGGCTCGGCTTCTGGATCATTCTCTATTTGACAGTTGTCGTCGGTAAGGACGGGTTTGTACGTCGGGACAACGAATATCGGAAGGGTGATATTGGCAACAAATGAGATGATGGCATATACAAGAAGGGCAAAAGTTCCGACTCTTGTCGCATCATCCCATGCCTTGTCGATATCGCGATCCGAGAGACCTGGACGCTCGTCGAATATGGGATTGACATAAAGTTGGCCGATATACGTTGTCGCATAAAAGAGGAACGGAAACCAAGCAATCCAAGCGGCAATCTGTACTTCGCAGACCTTGGCGGCTTGGGGTGGGAGGTGCTTTATAGATTTGAAGACTTGCTTGAAGAAGCCAACCACACCCATACTTCCTGACTGTGGTGGCCCATCAAGCCGGGGGTCGCGTTCTTTGATATACAAGCAGCTGATCACGAGAGTCACAATAAGCGATATTGACGCCAGGGCACACAGAATCTGGAATCGCGTGTGTCCAAGGAAGGGGAAGATCTTTGGTAAGTCGATATACCCGAAGATGTACCCAATGATATTCCCCACGCCAGTCAGCCGGCTGGCCCAGGCATTAGCAGACTCCTGCTGATGGGCTGGGGCATTATCAACAATGAAGCATCGAATACCCGCTTGGACTATATGACAAGTTAACTCTCAGCTTCCCAGGCTGCGGAGTAAGGTGGTGCTTACCAGTATTTATCGCAAAATCCAAGCACCACATCATAATAGTGGCGATAACAATGATCGTAGTCTTAGTTCCTTCTCCCGTCGGGTTGCCGCCAAATACCCCAACGATCCCTCCTACAGCCTCCCTAACCCaggcaagggcaagaagcGTCACTATCGTCACCGCGCCTCCAACTATCATGAAGGGCTTCCGTTTACCCCATGATATACGGC
Above is a window of Aspergillus puulaauensis MK2 DNA, chromosome 2, nearly complete sequence DNA encoding:
- a CDS encoding uncharacterized protein (InterPro:IPR016163;~go_function: GO:0016491 - oxidoreductase activity [Evidence IEA];~go_function: GO:0016620 - oxidoreductase activity, acting on the aldehyde or oxo group of donors, NAD or NADP as acceptor [Evidence IEA];~go_process: GO:0055114 - oxidation-reduction process [Evidence IEA]) encodes the protein MISFQKFNSVTHRQQFNIKFEVPFKLEDPTYEMFECLLLGKTKELNIGHGAVEYITVRPLIMPGIVKVEPHVQDAVPTVDVLHSEVPSLVEMAVITSTYSPTIIAEANENMLISREETFGGIEKSGYETNHHQVCDFDY
- a CDS encoding uncharacterized protein (COG:C;~EggNog:ENOG410PFQU;~InterPro:IPR027477,IPR036188,IPR003953;~PFAM:PF00890), with amino-acid sequence MTSQSYDLIVVGSGFAGCMTALNFLETCERLNKPGRVALVEAGKKGERCGASRWTGAFLRLDQDYNFDEDWIQEMTHVSNGQADLEYCRKLGREAKASVEFVENHGVKFVKHEEKNVLLEFKTNQYFVMPEGGGWAIIQALIKHIERFDNCDIHWETEGRTLLTDHQGRINGLRARRLSTGLLESLYAPDVMLASGGFEGNREMLAKYVGPKTHELHLIAPGLKYNQGQGLNMALEVGADTAGSFSGTHSELVDTRATKPDAVIWGHNYGIVVNGDCERFYDEGKRHLFATFEMIALELWRDHNNKGFFITDAITMDRFRPGWVYESTDQEPIKANTVAELAEKLGVEEAKLSKTITEYNSACNDKPLDLMKLDQKATTGLKVNKSNWANPLNNPPFYAFPVTAQLTFTYGGVKVNTDSQVLMPNGGPIPGLWATGELTGLFYNEYPPATSVLRSLTFGRLAGTAIANKL
- a CDS encoding putative sucrose transporter (COG:G;~EggNog:ENOG410PHUS;~InterPro:IPR036259;~TransMembrane:10 (i56-74o86-107i128-146o166-185i211-231o243-265i309-331o359-380i460-481o487-507i)) translates to MEGTDQAANETSPLVGPRPSDDADVDSVTAVNDSEWISRNEDALAPNPPPETKSSWYLFLLTLSIGGLQVVWSVELSSGSPYLLSLGMSKALLAFVWIAGPITGTLVQPYIGIRSDNCRISWGKRKPFMIVGGAVTIVTLLALAWVREAVGGIVGVFGGNPTGEGTKTTIIVIATIMMWCLDFAINTVQAGIRCFIVDNAPAHQQESANAWASRLTGVGNIIGYIFGYIDLPKIFPFLGHTRFQILCALASISLIVTLVISCLYIKERDPRLDGPPQSGSMGVVGFFKQVFKSIKHLPPQAAKVCEVQIAAWIAWFPFLFYATTYIGQLYVNPIFDERPGLSDRDIDKAWDDATRVGTFALLVYAIISFVANITLPIFVVPTYKPVLTDDNCQIENDPEAEPCLTVERQSSSDIQTGLVSELHPEFPGDKDRSSTKGETWLSKLQIPGLTLRRTWLLSQILFALCMFSTFFISSVTAASVVVGLIGISWALTLWAPFALISAEVAALEEERRARRHRSEMATYNVQNQHPEYAEPGQDANEGDLETGSARSSPKADEEENLAQAGIVLGLHNVAVSAPQVLSSLVCSAIFKIFQKPRGEPYDDSIGWVLRFGGCAALVAAYLTSRLSEGTTVKRAGA